A single window of Malus sylvestris chromosome 5, drMalSylv7.2, whole genome shotgun sequence DNA harbors:
- the LOC126620613 gene encoding uncharacterized protein LOC126620613 produces the protein MTNQLESLVESIKSKVRALKKKSKKPYIKMDKSSSVKVEIRSKKARKLIDKTLKAADHPGKRPIP, from the coding sequence ATGACGAACCAGTTGGAGAGCTTGGTGGAGTCGATCAAATCGAAAGTCCGAGCGCTGAAGAAGAAGTCGAAGAAGCCGTACATAAAGATGGACAAAAGCTCCAGCGTCAAGGTCGAGATCCGCAGCAAAAAGGCACGCAAGCTCATCGACAAAACCCTCAAGGCCGCCGACCATCCCGGCAAGCGCCCCattccttaa